A window of Gossypium hirsutum isolate 1008001.06 chromosome D13, Gossypium_hirsutum_v2.1, whole genome shotgun sequence genomic DNA:
TATGACGAAATGgctttggttgttggcaaagatatggcaacaggGAGTTTTGTCAGAACATTTGTTGACATAAATTTGGATGATGGTAACCAAGATTCAGTGCCTGTAGACTGCGACAATGAAGAGGctgaagaggtaagaacaaatgtatcttcatctggcacatctAAACGTAAAAGAAGAAATGTTCAAGAAAGtgtcgttgatgaacaaattaaatttgtgggtgaacaacttggaaaaattgctaatgctttggaacaatttactACGGATAAGACACCACAACTTTACGAACAAGTGATGTTgatggaggaagaaggatttgatgatgagtTCTTGTGTTATGTGTTTGATTATCTAGTAAGTCATGAATCCGATGTcaaagcttttttagttaaaagtaagaaccataaaaaaatttggctttaaaaattttctcaatgttgaagatattgatacttttatgtgttgtaatattagttatgcacttggacaatgttgttgtTATAATGTTGTATTAGTATAaattatgcatttggataatattattaatttctagtattgACTGTGGTTTGAAagctaaatttataattattcaaccattgtttttaatttttttaacacaattacaaataatttatttgactttggttgttttcaatttatgacggttaatattgtaggttaataattgagtattattatatatttaatttgatttatttataaataaatcattgcaatatatgtaaaaacaatttaaa
This region includes:
- the LOC107918282 gene encoding uncharacterized protein isoform X4 — protein: MGKGNKEGASKQFRWTKPMEHVFLEILAGEAQKGNKPSNTFRAVSINRVAEAISERFQVQCDAKHVENHLRTVKNQWQIICKIRGESGFGWDDNMKMITCDRATYDATVMAHKKYEPFLNKSFDHYDEMALVVGKDMATGSFVRTFVDINLDDGNQDSVPVDCDNEEAEEVRTNVSSSGTSKRKRRNVQESVVDEQIKFVGEQLGKIANALEQFTTDKTPQLYEQVMLMEEEGFDDEFLCYVFDYLVSHESDVKAFLVKSKNHKKIWL
- the LOC107918282 gene encoding uncharacterized protein isoform X3; amino-acid sequence: MWTDYMARNIRMGKGNKEGASKQFRWTKPMEHVFLEILAGEAQKGNKPSNTFRAVSINRVAEAISERFQVQCDAKHVENHLRTVKNQWQIICKIRGESGFGWDDNMKMITCDRATYDATVMAHKKYEPFLNKSFDHYDEMALVVGKDMATGSFVRTFVDINLDDGNQDSVPVDCDNEEAEEVRTNVSSSGTSKRKRRNVQESVVDEQIKFVGEQLGKIANALEQFTTDKTPQLYEQVMLMEEEGFDDEFLCYVFDYLVSHESDVKAFLVKSKNHKKIWL